The Fusarium falciforme chromosome 4, complete sequence genomic interval AAGCCCACAATTTGCTAGATCGAGCTTTCTCATGTAAACATcttcgaggacgaggaggttggCTGGTGAAAGGTTAATAAACAATCAGGGGTAGTCGACAGAAAGGGTAACTAACATAGCTCCTCAACATCGGCCGGGGCAAGGAGGTTGCCGGCCATAGTGATGCTGTGACAGAGGCAAGCCTGGCGCCTCAACAACATGAGGATCGGGCGCAGAACTTCTGAGCTGACTCTTCGAGCACCCTCATGATCTTTGGAGCGTCGAACCGTACTTTGAGAGCCCAGGATGTTCCTCAGGTCCATGCTACGAATAGACTCGGACGAGAAAGCCAGAGCGTGCATCTCCTGACTGAGGACGGATGCTTGCATCAAAAGATCATAGTGCTCTTCCGAGATTTTGATTCCTGCTCAAGTTAGTCAATTGTGCACACCGCGAGAGCATGTGAGTTGTACCATTCAGAGATGTGTAGGCGATGGCATCTCCAAAGTGAGAATAATCCTTCTTGCCAGCAAGACCAGACAAGTCGATATTGCGGAAAGAGAGCTCCTTGAAGTAGCTGTTGTAACGCAAAGCTCGGAAAAGCGCGAGGAGCTGTAGTGTAGAGTAGGGCTGTCCACTTGAAGGTAACAAGCGAAAAGCGGGTTGAGATGGCGTGTTCCATTCAATAGTCCATCGAGGAACTTGAACTTTGAATGCAGCGCAGTATGCGTGCAAGCTTCGCTCCAGTCCGCCCAAGTCGTTGCCTGAGGTCAGTGAGAGCGGTGGGGGAAGCCCCTTGATGTCAAAAATTGCCTTTTGCAGATGCTGCGGCCACATGGGCTTGAGTTCTCGATCTACCTTGGTCATGGCCTCAATGACTCGTCGATAGTGAACGCTGGCGAGCTCGAGTCTGCTCTCGCGGCCGAGGGGAAGTCTGAGCAACGTTAGTACCCAGGGGTTTAACGAGGACAAGGCCTGCAGTGACTTACCGAAAGCTCATGACAAATCTCTGTTCGTGCGACGCAACAGATGCTCGGAAGCGGATGAGTGAAACTGTGCCAAAGGACTGAACCTTCACACGCAGGTCACCGGGGGTGGTTCCATAATCTGCCTTGAGAACTTCGAGGAAGTACAGCATGCATGGTCCGATGACAATGTAAAACGAGGGACCGTCCACAAAGTGCTGAGACTCCTCGGCCGAGTTGGTCTTTTGGGGCGCCCCAATTGTGCGCTTGACAACGGGAAAAGTCAGGATCTTAGAGAGACTGTTGTTCGCGTCAGGCTCCGTGGTCTCGACGATGTGATTGATTCTGGCCTTGAGGTTGCCGGGGATCAATGATGGAGGTGGTGATCGTCTGAGGTTCATCCTGCAGGCCCTTTGAATGCTGGCTAGCCAGTCATCACGGTCCTTGGGAAGCATGAAGAACAGGTGTGCCTTGGAGTATGCCAGCTTGGGCCACTGAGCAAACCACCAGACTTCGATGCCGAACCGAGGGCTTGAACCTTCCTCATTGAACACAGCAACGATGGAACGTAGAGGAATCTCCATACGGACATCTGCTGCTGAGGACTTACCGCCGGCAGAATAGGGGGAGCCGCCAGGCTTCAACATGCCGTCCCCCTGTTCCAGCTGCGGGAAGACAGCCCTTGCGGCCTCGGCGCTCCCAAACTTGACCAAACAGGCGTCGGTGAGAACGAGGTATTCGGCGCGTGCCTTGAGGAGGGTGACATCGGTCTTAAGGGGGCCATATTGGGCAACCTCCATGGACGAATAAGGCACCTCGGGGGGCATTGAGGAGAATTCGGGGGCGGATGCGCTCATGGGCGACACGCTCGAGACTCGGCGGTGAATTCTATCGATCATGGATCCGGAGCCGGAGTGGTTCTTCTGGAGACGGCGCGTGGAGGTCGAGTTTCGAGAAGGGCTCTGGGACATGGACTCCATGGACGAGTTGCTGAGAGAGCGAAGGGCCTTGGAGAAGACGCGAGGCTTCTTGCCGTCGCCATTCTCAGACTCCTTTTTCCCATTGTGAGGGATCGGGACAGGGGGCGTCGTGCGGAGAGTTGGGagagtcctcctcctccactttTCGGCGTTCATTGTGATGAGGTCGCGATCGTCGGCGGTTTTGCGTCAAGACCCAGTTCTTTTGGGGTTTCCCAGATCAgcaaagatggagaagcagatTGAGGATCAGTGGATGCCTCGCATGCCGCCCAAAAAGACAGGATCTATCAGGAACTTGATCAGGTTGGATATGGGTAGGGCGTCTTCTGGGGAGCCGTCTCCTGGGGTGAAGAGACGTGACGCCGTGGAGCAAAGATGAGAACGGCGCGGAGACTGCGCAACAGGCAGGGTCACCTCGACGTCAAATTGTCTCAGTCCTCGGCTACTATGTCTTGGAAGTTTGTCAAATCAAGCCAAGAACTCCCCCCCGCATGCGTGCGTGGTCGTTGAAGCGGGATGCGGAACGCGGATGCGGAAGCGTTGGCTGGTGTCAACGCCCGTGGTTGAACAATTTTTTGGGTTGGGTAGGACCAAAGCGTGCAATAGAAAAGCCGAGTGACGCGTGGGCGCAGGCTATGAATAGCAGCTCTCGTCTCTCGGCcgaaggagggagagagagagattcCTAACTCACAATCACGCAAGGAAAGGAGCGAGAGCGAGATGTGGATTGCACGAAGCAGAGGGCGCAGAATAGGAAGATCACGGTGCGAGCTGAGCAGAGTGAAGGTCGAGGGAAGAAGGATCGGCGGCAAAGGGAATGGCTTTGACGGGATGTGCGTGCGATAGATGTGACTCGGAtattggattggattggattgggGATGACGTCGTTTGGAGGTTAAGGGCCAAAGAGTTGCCCCAGGAGCATGTGAGGACCAGGTCACGTCTCAGGCATGCTGATAGCTGCCAGGCACGGGGAATTGGAGGGGGCAGAGCGATGCCCAGCAACGCAAGCAGTTGAGTGAGCGATACGGGGGCAACGAAGCTTTCGAGACGCCAACGGGAGGCTTCACGATACGAGGTGCCTAGATAGAGTATCCGGTGGCCCCGGGGAACGACGGCGGGAGGCTGTGGTGGTTTTGACGAGGAACGAAAGACGGATTCAGGCCAAGCCTGAGaaaagatgaggatggaagGAGAGGGTTGGGGAGACAGCAAACACCACCGGTGGTGATTTGTGCCTTGGAGTTGATCGGCTTCGAGGGTGTACTAGGGTTTATTCAAGGAAAATGGGGtaaagagaaagaaacaaGAGCCTGAACATGGAAGAGTAGAGAAAAGTCGATGGTGTGAGGCAAGCACACACGGGCAGACTGAAGGTGTCGTCGTCATAATGCTGCGCCGGGTCACAGTGGAGATGGGCCCCCGACCACCCCTGGAAGCTTTGTGCATTGCAGTAGCCCGTCTGCTAACGAGCCCGCACTAACGCCCTGAGGAGCAGCGGGCTATGGCTCCCCACGCGGCCGACGGGCCCCAAAACAAGTTGGCCCAGCGAGCCGCCCAGAACAGGAAACCCTGGCAAGACCCCGGCGTCGACAGCCAGCACAAACGAGGACTAACGTGTGTCAGATCTCGATCATTGGGAGAGGCCAATTGAATGAACCAACCCAAGGATACGGCCTTGTTGCTCGGAGGCTACTGGTCAGTTACCTGTAAGCTGCTCTGATCTGAGGTCTCAACCCTCTCTTGCGCCAATAGCCAGGGGCCCCAGCAACCAACATGGCGTGGTCCAAGGTTTCTTGGACTGAGACCCTCTcagatggatgggatgggatggcctTTTTCCTCCTCTAGAGAGCGCCTTTTCCGTTTCGCATGCTACCTCGCTGACAGCTCGTGACAGAAGGCCGTGATGATGCCGAAGCCCATCATGCTTTCGGAGTGGCCTCTCGACTCGTCGACTCCCGCGGCCAATCACCAGGTGCGCGGGGTAAAATTACTGCACCCTGGCCCCATCGACTTCTTTGTCCTTTTCAGCCGCCCACGTCGACGAGCCCACGCTGTTCTGACTGCGCTGCTGCTTGCGCTCCATGGCTGATGAACCTAGGACAGCTGAAGCTCGGAGCATGGCCCCCTCCACTCTGGCCCAACGCTCCAGGCGCCAAGGAGCTGGAGCATTGGTAGGTTCCAGGCCCACGATTTTTTCTGCTGCAGTAGCCGCGAGATTCAGCACGGGGAGCTGCGAGTATTCGTAAGTCGGTGGATCACGCTCGGTGGAAAAGATGCACCGCATGCGCGGTACGCAGTGTACATACGTATGTATGGATGCAGATGTGCATACAGAGCCCCGTGCCCTCCGGCCCCTGCTGGGACTGGAGACTGGATCTGATCCTTCTGTATAAACATCGTATTGTTGATCTCGTGTCGTGCTGTGGCTTACCCGTTCTGCTTCTGTCGTCCTCAACCTTCTGGATCTCGTGCATGAGCTTTCCACCCCCGGCCCATGGATCGATCTGCCGTACGAGAAGTCAAGCCAGTCATTCGCAAAGCTCGGCAGCCGTTGAGATACCGTCACCAAACAAAGCCACCCGCTAAAATGGTACACGGCGATAGCGCATCCCCCTTGAGACAAGCCTCTAGATGGTATGGGCGCTTCGAGACCTGAACCCCCCCTTCCATTTCCCCCCATCATCTCTCGCCTTCGGACAATTATTTGCGTCATTGGAGATCTTGACCGACTCGACATGGGAAAAACCTCGCCATCCGCGCCTGACAATGTGCCATCACTCGGACGGGACATAGGACCCATGCCCGCGCGGGCGGGCGTGGCATCTGGTGGTGAAACCGTGATATCCGCCAACAAGCAATTGGCAGAACCGCCGCAGCGCAGTCTGCAGTCGGCGAGCCCGTGAGAAGGAAGGGTCCCGGGGTCATGGTCGTATCCGCCATGGATGCTTCCTGGCCATTGTTTGCCTTGGTTCTGCGCCTCTGGCCCCTCAGAGACCCTCAGTGACCCTCTAGACAGGGGGCAGCTGAACACGAACAGACGAGCCACTCGGAGACTTGAGATGCGATCCTGCTGCACCCAGCTCCGCTTATTAACGTGCTCACTCGCCTCACCATCAATGCCTATTCTCCTTGATATAAGACTGCAGCTCCTGCGTGGTGTTGACTGGGCGATTGTTGATGACTGATGGCCAATTTGCTCTTCTAACAACTGCCATCTTAAAGCCAACTCCCCTGACAAGGTTTGCAGATGCTGGAGTCTCATCACACTTAACATTTTGGGCTCAAGGTGATGGAATGAGAAGGACCATCAGGACCACAGGTTGCCGCATTTTCCGTGACGGATTTTTCGGATAGTTTCGCATTATACCTGGTGAGCAGTCACTTCGATACGAGGAATGCCATGGATGCTTGTCAGGCGGAACTATCTGTCAACTTCTTGACACAAGTTGTGCAATTCTCTGCCCCTGTGTCTAATATTCCTCATATAGCAGCAATGAACAGTGAGCAGTCATCCACCAACATATAAAGATCCTCGCAGCTCCCAGTAGAGATTAAAAGCAGTGGTCCAAAGGATCTAAAATGGACTACATGATGTAGAAGTGTCTCGTTTCGGGTGGCTGTCAATATTATGAGCGTCTCTCGGTTGCTTAATGAGTCCAATCAGAGGCTGGCACCAATTTCAGTTTCCACGAAGAAGCTCGTCCATGGGCTTGATCTAAGTAACATGGGATTCCTGATTAAGAGCCAAGTATACATAGCCTGGCGAGAAGTGTAAGACATGGCAGAGCGGAGTGCAGACAGAGAGCGTAGGCTGCAAGCCACGATCTCCAAAATGGGCGTTGCACAGAAAAAGGTCGAACATATCTATCATGGGGCATGCTCAGAGAAATATGCGATTACTTCCGGTTCTCAAGTTTGCGTGATGTGGCCATGGTTATGGTTATCACTTCTGGCCCGGGCTGTTCAAGTTGAACAAGATCTAGGAGCACCAGGGGCCTCATATTCAGTGCTGGTGTGGTCGTTGGCCCGCAAATTCCGCAAGACAATATTCTTAGTGTTATACATTCAGGCCCATCGCCGATTTGTGTTCCGAATGTCAGAATGCGTAGGTAGGTTCCCCCATGGCGTTCTTGTAGTAGCACACACACATGTTTGTGGGCATTGCCATTGGTGTTGTCGGTATTCCAACGTCAAGTTACCAACAATGAGCTTTTCAGGATCATATTTAACACCAGGGGAAAGCACCAGCTATGTTATCACCGACTATGAAGAATGAATAGCTTTCTCAATTGACACTTATCGAAACAATGCCTGGAGTGATTCCGTGCCCCAAGTTGTAAAAGCATCCATGTCGTGACCGGTACCATCAAGACTGAGGTATCAACCCAACAGACGGCATCTATACCTTTTGCGTCAACAAAGAATGCTTCTCGGATGTTTCGGCGAAGACTCATGGTCGAGTTTAAAGTGGGTTGGGTCGCGAACTGATATGATGTGACTTGTGGTCTGACGACATCAACCAGAAGAACCGCATACCCAAATCGACTTTACCTGCAGGAATTGTATCATGGGCGCATTGATATGATCATGACACCACAGCTGTGGTAAGGCCCCGGGAGACTCGACATGGCTGCGATACCCTCCATCAAGCTGGCCAACCTTGCCCGTACGTTTTGCAGTAGTGAGGTGATATGAGAGATAGTCGATAGTCACGAGCTCTTGCTTTTCTGCAGTGGAACCAGAAAGAGTCAGCGTGGTACCGTGAGTGATGTGAGGTGGATTATCAGTGAGTCAGTGGAAAAGATGTCTGGTGAGCAGGACGTATGGATCTCTGAGTGTGTTTCTTAACACTCAATTCATCCTGAATTAACTTTGAGGCTTCTGGTATAACTGAAACGATGTTACTGAGACCAAGTGGCTGAAGTTAATAGTGCTACGAGGGATGCTGAGATATTATGCCATAGTGACTTTAGTGGGACGACGTTGTTGAAGCTGGGTTTTGAAGCCACTCGCAATGTTTAAGAACCCCAATGAGTCAGGTTGCATGAAATGGAAATGCAGTGGAGCTTTGATGCCCATGGCATTTGTCGAGTCAAGGTGTGAAAGCGCCTGGGTGATGGCTCGGCATTGCAAGACCGAGTTTCCGCATGTCGGTAGGAGAAGGGACAACAATTCCGCTTCCGCCTTGACGAGAGCAGACCCGTAGGATAGTACTTGCAGCCACCGAAAGAACTCGAGGCCGGTCGTATGGATCTTGGTCAACTTTTATTCGACAGATATTGGACAATGAGGAGTGGTAGATCTGCGATGGATCTTGATTGATAGACCCTCGGAAGGAATCTCCTAATAGGGTCATGTCTCAAGTTGCTGACTTACATTCTGCATGTCACAGGATCCATCAGATTGAAGATTCCAAAGGAGCCCCAGTTAACAAGGATGATGCTCTGAACATGTTGAAGAACTTGACTGTCGGCTTGTAATTTATCTCCTTGGCAAACTCTGGTCGAGTCACTCTGATTATATCCAATGAGTATGCAAAAAGCAACAACTCTACTCTTATATAACCCCAGCTCAACAATTCGAAATCCCCTCTTGCTTGCCGACTTATTTCCCCTCGGTTCCAATCTCTTCCCTCGGAACCAAGCTCAAATCGGCAACAAAACGAGATCCGATTCCGCAGCTTTAGAGAGAAAAAATGCCCCACCTTCCCATAGTCTGGGGTATGGACCGTACCGGCGATTCCTTCCATCCGCTCTCAACACGGCATCGTCTCCCGCAAATACCGTCCCCACCTTCGTCACCGCCttccagaagcagaagacCTACCCGGGGCGATTCGGGGGTCACTCGGGCGCCGGTCTTCGGTTTCCAACGGTGGGAAGGCCACCATTTTTAAATCAAGGACAGCTTCCCCTCTTCAAAGCCAGGTTTGCCTTGTTGAGACCTCTTCCGCaatcccctccccctccccctcctccagctAGAGACCTCGTCGCGAGGTTTCAATTGCTCCCTCCTCGTTGAGAGCATCGAATCGCAAAAAAATCGGTGTGTGTTGGGTGTAGCTAAGCGCGCACCAAACCCAGAGTCGCCATGTCTTCCGGCGACAACTCGCTCTTTGCGAGGCACTACATCGACTATGTCTACATGCCTGGCctgctcctcatcgtcggaaccctcatcatcaagaaggagtGGACGCCCTACGCCGCCCTCGTCGCCCTCGCATTTGGCGCCTACAACTTCCTCGCCTTCCGTGAGCTTTTCCCTGTCCCCAAAACTTTTTCTCACATTCCCCGCTCTTGGGTGAAGCTTGTCGATGTCGTCAGCTAACCAATCGCAGAGGTGAAGAAGGTCCTCAAGCCTGATGTCTTCCAGGAGttcgagctcgaggagaagaccaTCATCTCGCACAATGTCGCCATGTAAGTTTTTAGCTGCCAACGCAATTGACGGCTCAATTGCCTTGCGCCACGAAATGCGCCCGCGCGCTGACAGCTCGACGATAGCTACCGCTTCAAGCTCCCCAGCCCCAAGCACATCCTCGGTCTCCCCATCGGCCAGCATATCTCCATCGGCGCCCCCTGTGTCCAGCCCGATGGTTCTACCAAGGAGATTGTCCGCTCTTACACCCCCATCTCTGGTGACCATCAGCCCGGCTACTTCGACCTTCTGATCAAGTCGTACCCCCAGGGCAACATCTCCAAGCACATGGCCTCGCTCGTCGTTGGCCAGAGCATCCGCGTCCGTGGCCCCAAGGGCGCCTTCGTCTACACTCCCAACATGGTCCGCCACTTCGGTATGGTCGCCGGTGGCACTGGAATCACCCCTATGCTCCAGGTCATCCGGGCCATCATCCGAGGCCGCGCTGCCGGAGACAAGACCGAGGTCGACCTCATCTTTGCCAACGTCTCGCCCCAGGACATCCTCCTCAAGGAGGACCTCGACTCTCTCGCCGCCCAGGACGCCGGTATCCGCATCCACTATGTCCTCGACAAGCCTCCGGAGGGCTGGACTGGTGGCGTCGGCTATGTCACCGCCGACATGATCACCGTGGGTGCCTCAATCTCTAGCCTCAAAGACCTGACTCGCTGACAATCAATCCTGCAGAAATGGCTCCCCAAGCCCGCCGACGAtgtcaagatcctcctcTGTGGACCTCCTCCCATGATTAGCGGTCTCAAGAAGGCCGCAGAGAGCCTTGGCTTCAAGAAGGCCCGCCCCGTCAGCAAGCTTGAGGACCAGATCTTTGCCTTTTAAGCGCATCGATTTACCAACCCAAGCTTGATCATCCGCCCAGGGTTTCCATCAGCATTAACCCGTAGAGAGATAGTCGTCTATCGGCAATCTCACGCTTAGAAACAAGAGAGAGGGGGGCGGACGGGATGCATGTACCTCTGACAAGCAAGCCTAGATAGGCTGGAGCACTGTCATGTCATAGCAAAATGATGAGGAATATGTTGACGCAAGGAAACGAAATGTAGATTCACATTAGTTATATACCAAGACTTGATTGGCGTTGACGGAGTCTGTTTCAAGACGACCTCCCcaggcaagacaagacaagataAGACATCAGCAATTGCAAGCACGCTTTCCATTGTCACCAGCCCCAACTCGTCTAGCATTATGATATAGTACAAATAGCATAGCCCCAAACTGCACTGCACTGTAAAAACCCCAATATTTTGTGTTAGGGCTTGGTAGGTAAAGGTCACATTCTGAGCACCCAACTTGTCTTGCCCCTtattcctcgtcatcgtccgcGTCCGCCATGCTCGTGTCTGCGCGACGaggctcttcatcctcatcgccagACGCACTCTTGGCTGGAGCGGgggcctcctcttcctcctcgtcatcactcTCGACGACACGTCCACGACGGGATCGCTTGTGCTGTTGGCGCGGAGCgagctcctcatcgtcgtcgtcatcgccaGCCCCCTGgttggcctcctcgtcaacgtccatcttgtcgtcgtcgacggccCTTTCATCTGCCTCTGATAGAGGTGTCTCCTCTCTTTCCATATTTCTTTCAGCACGTTCGAgcgcgtcgtcgtcgtctgaaTCATCACTGTTATACACCAACTCCTGGCTCTTGTACTTCTGGGACTCCTTCTTCCCAAGACGGAGACGCTTTTTGGGCTgagtctcctcctcctctgatTCGTCATCTTGACGgtctcccttcttcttcttctttcctcctGATCGCTTCGGCTTGCTCTCGCCGGAAGCTCGGGGTGCAGTCTTGCGCTTCCGCTTGATCTTTTCTCCCGTTTCGCTGTCCGTCGTCATCTCAGCCTCCATGCGAGCGCGCTCCTCTTCGGCTCGCTTCTCAGCCTGCAGTCTGTCTCGCGCAGCGATGGCTTCGCGCTCCTTCTTGATTTTGTCTTGTCgctctttctcctcttcgaGCACCTTTTGGCGTTCTTCTTCACGGCGCTTAAGCTCCAATTCTCGCTGAGCCTTGGCTGCTTGGatcttctccttgttcttctcctcccacTCCTTTTGCTTCCCGATGGCTCGCTCCAGTTGCTTACGCAGTGTGTTGCGGGCCATGTTAGCACGCTGTTCGACATCGTGCTTGGGATAAGGAGTCTGAGGGTGAGTGGCAATCTCATCCAGGGATGTGATGGCAGCCTCAAGCCCTTCGGCGGCCTTCTCAAGCTGCTCTGCTGAGCGCTTGTTCTCCGGCAGGCCCTGAATCATTGTGACGAGTTGAATCTGCACAAAGGCAACATTGAACTTGTAGTGAACCTGCTCGGGAGCAACTTCAAGAGCCTGTATTCCAAGATCAGTATGACAACGATTTGCATTGACGATGTAAAAACGTACCTTCTGAGCGCATTCGAGCGCCTTGTTGTATGCATCGACGTCGCGCTCCGTTCGGCCACGGTTCAGCCAAGTTCGTCCCAGGCAAGCGAGGATCACAGGGTCATTAGCCTTGCCATCTCGCGAGAGGGCGATCTCGTAGTGCTCGATAGCCTTCGAGTACTGCCTCAGCTCGGCATAGATGTGACCCAAGTTGACATATAGATGCGAATCCCTAAGGGTTTCCCGGACCTTGTTAAAGATGCCGAGTGCGGACTTGtagtccttcttgtcctccacAAGGGCAATGGCGATACCCTGTGCGGCATATGCGTTCTTTGGATCCAGGGACAGAGCCTTCTCAAAGAACTCAACAGCCTTGCCGTACGTTGCGCTCCTCTTTTGCTTCTCTGATTCAGACTCGCGGCGCATCTCTCGGGCTTGAATCAGGTACAGGTTGCCCATTCCCACCAGAGCATGCCGGTCATGCTTGTCGTAGTTTTGAAGAGTGTGCTTGTAGTGGCGGAACTCCGGGTCCTCGACGATGTTGGAAGGGCGTTTCCTTGAGTGCACTCTGCCGAGATACCAGCCATAGAGGGCACGAACCTCGAGGTCGGTGTTGTTCTCCTGGTACAACTTGGCAACAGCATCAGGGCCTTCCTTGTTGGGGTTCTTCCTGAGCTTGATGTAGGCCAGTCGCGCGCGAGCATCCGTGTAGTCGTCGTGACGGGCCAAAAGTCCTTCATAAACCTCGACAGCCTTGTCCGTAAGTCCTCGTGACTCGTAGCTTCTGGCGAGGTTGAAGCTGATGGTGGACACAAGAGCATCCGTGTCCATGTCAGGGTCCTTCTCGCCAATCTTGATGCAAGCGCCCAAAGCAGCCTCAAACATATCACTGGCGAGCTCGTGTTTCTCGGCTTGCGAGTGGAAGCAGCCGATGTTGTTCAGCAGTTGGGGAGGCAGAGACTTGCGAAGGGCAGCCTTGATCTCCGCCTCATCGGTGACATCTTCCGGGCGTTCTGAAGGAGGGACCTGGTCCAGCTCAAGCTGTTCCACCTGTTGCAAGCACTGCAGGGCCTTGTCAGGGTGATCTGTCTCGTACAGGCGTGCTAGATTCAGTAGGACTGATGCATCTGGCGCCAGTGTCTTCTTTGGGTCCTTCCATGCATTTCGGGCACCTTCAAGAAGGGTGatggccttcttgagctcagcAGATTTATCTTCCTTGCTGTCGCTAACCTGGTTGGCGAAAACTTCCTCGGCATACAGAGTGCCCAGAAGGATCATGGCCTCGTGATTCTTTGACTGCTGAATCATCTTCTCCAGGCGGAGTTTGGCTTCTCCAAGGTCGTTCTTCAAGACTGACAGCTGCGCAACTCCAAACTTGGCGGGAAGGTAACCGGTCTCTGTTCCTCCTCGCGCATCATCGGCACGACGGTAGTAATCGGTGGCGCGCTCGGTGTTACCGCTATAATGCTCCTTTCTGGCCAGAAGATACCAGCCATCACTGGCAATAGCGTTGACGTCCGTGTACTGGATGGCCTTGTGTGCGAGCTTGTCGGCGTTGTCCCATGCCTTTCTCGACAGGAAGTAGTTCGCAAAGGTAGAGCAGGTCAGAGGAAGgtccttgtcgagcttgaaggACTTTTGTGTGTACTCGGTCATGGCCTTCTTGTAGAGTTTGAGGAATTCGTCGCTGTTAACGGGAACGTGGCCGCTGGCGTCAAGATAGTACAATCCGAGGAGGATGTTGGCCACCTTAGAATTGGGGTTGATCTCAAGGCATCGCTCCCATGCCATCTTCGCGTCATCCTTGAAGCCAAGTTGCCAGAAGCAACAGCCAATGCCGATTCGAGGATCTGGGTCAACCAAATCGGGCATCTTGTGCAAAACATCTTGGTAAATCGCAAGCGAATCGGGGTACTTGTGCATAGAAAACAGGGCCCGCGCTTTTCCCATCAGAGCCAGCATATTCTTTCCCTGCGAGACCCTGAGAGCATCGTCAAAAGACTT includes:
- a CDS encoding NADH-cytochrome b5 reductase; this encodes MSSGDNSLFARHYIDYVYMPGLLLIVGTLIIKKEWTPYAALVALAFGAYNFLAFQVKKVLKPDVFQEFELEEKTIISHNVAIYRFKLPSPKHILGLPIGQHISIGAPCVQPDGSTKEIVRSYTPISGDHQPGYFDLLIKSYPQGNISKHMASLVVGQSIRVRGPKGAFVYTPNMVRHFGMVAGGTGITPMLQVIRAIIRGRAAGDKTEVDLIFANVSPQDILLKEDLDSLAAQDAGIRIHYVLDKPPEGWTGGVGYVTADMITKWLPKPADDVKILLCGPPPMISGLKKAAESLGFKKARPVSKLEDQIFAF